Genomic DNA from Desulfonema ishimotonii:
TTTTGTTTGATTTATCCATTAATCTTCAGGAGGACAGGTTATGCCGGGATTTGAGTGGTTTGGCAGTGAGGAGCGTAAAGAGGTGCAGGATGTTCTGGATACGGGAGTGCTGTTCCGTTACGGGTTTGATGCGGCACGCAAGGGGCACTGGAAGGCAAAGACGTTTGAGACCACGTTGGCAGCGCGCCTGGGGGCAGGGCATTGCCACCTCTGCTCCAGCGGAACGGCGGCCCTGAACATCGCCCTGGCCGCCTGCGGCGTGGGGGCCGGGGATGAGGTTATCCTTCCGCCCTTTACCTTTGTGGCGACAATGGAGGCGGTCATCACTGCCGGTGCGGTGCCGGTTTTCGCCGAGATCGACGAGACCCTGTGCCTGGACCCGGCATCGGTGGAAGCCGCCATCACCGAACGGACCCGTGCGGTGATTCCGGTGCATATGTGCGGGGCCATGTCCCGGATAGATGAGATCCGGGCGATGTGTGACCGGAAAGGGCTGGTGCTGATCGAGGACGCCTGCCAGGCCGTGGGCGGCACGTTCAGAGGAAAGGCGCTGGGCACTTTCGGCCATATGGGGTGTTTTTCCTTCGATTCGGTGAAGACCATCACCTGCGGGGAAGGCGGGGCAGTGATCACCGATGACCCGGATCTGTATCGCCGGGCCGATGCCTACGCCGATCACGGGCATGACCACATGGGCGACGACCGTGGCCTTGAGGCACATCTGTTCCTAGGGGGTAATTTCCGCATCAGCGAGCTGAACGCGGCCGTCGGTCTGGCCCAGTTGCGAAAGCTGGACGATATTCTCGTCCGGCAGCGGACATATAAGGACGCCATCAAAAAGGCCATGGCCGATTCTCTGGATGTGGATTTCCGCGAAGTTCCCGATGAGGCCGGAGATTCCGCCACCTTTCTCTCCTTTTTTCTGCCAGACGAGGCCCGCGCCCGCCAGGTCGCCCGGGAACTGGCGGATATCGGTGTGGACGGCTGCTTTTACTGGTACGACAACAACTGGCACTACATTCGCCAATGGGAGCATCTGAAATCCCTGAAAGGCGCGGCCCGGCTGCCCCTGCAACTTCTGAAGGACTGCCCGGACTACAGCCGGATTTCGCTTCCCCGGTCCGACGATATTATGGGCCGGACCATCTCCATGCTGATCAAGCTCTCCTGGACCGAGGCCGAGCTGAACCGGCGCATTGAAAAAATCCTGAGCGTTCTGAAATAGGGCGGGCGTCTGATCTGAAGCTCAGCCGGGACGCGCTCCGTATCCCGGCGGAGCTTCTTATTTTTCTTAAAACCCGGGATGTTGTGATTATTTCAATATCAGATATTTTTCAAACCGCCGTGATTCCTGTGGAAACAGTGTGTTGCCAGCATTATTCCCCGTTTGTTTTCCAACCCGAAGTTTTTACCCTGACTGTTATTTCTGCGAAAGTGGGAATCCGCAGACGTTTCAAAGGCATGACGCAATTCTGGAAAAACCACAGTTTTCAAAACAGGGGTGGTATATTTTTGTGCGTTTGGAAAAAGGTCAGAATCCGGCTCTTCCCTTCAACCGGTGAGGAGCCCTTGCGTTCCGATTACTGTTTCAAAACTGACAGGGCAGCCGATCGTTAACGGTACGGTGTGAATGGCAGGCTGAGTGAAAATTTCGGTTTTCAGGCTGAAAGACGTATCGGCTTTGATGAACTGTTTGTTTGTGGCACATAATTTGCTTAGAGTAAAATCAGTTTATTTTCCACGTTGTTTCAACGAATTCTGAGACTGTAAACCGGATATGGTTCATCTGAAGGCAGCGCAGGAAGAGACTGCATCAGGAAGAACCTGATTTCGGCGATTACAGGTTGAAAGTGCATGTTATCCGTTTGTTCCGCAATTAAAAATTCGTAAATTTTTCAGATGCTGCCTGTGAGGAGGGGAGATGAATAAGCAATGAACTCCGAAGAAAAACACAAGGTACTCAGAAAATGCGTGCAGAAAAATGATTGTGACGCTTTTTTCTCAGAGTACGGAAAGCTTATCGCGAATGTCGTCAGAAAAGTACTGCAAAGAAAAACAGGCCAGGCTGATCCGGAGACGATTGAGGATATCTGCCATGATGTGTTTGTTGCGTTTTTGGAAAAAGATCGTAAACGGCTTCGGGATTACGATTCAGATAAGGGAAGTCTTAGAAATTGGATTATTCTTATCACAAACCGGATGACACTGAATCGGATTTGGAAAAAAGAACCTCTCGGTGTTGCGAATCGGAACTGTCTTCACTTTTTGGATGAATTCCCTGAAAATTATCAGTTAAAAGCAGGCAGTCAGGCAGAGAATCAGACACGTATCAGAGAAATACTGGATGCCGTGAACACATTTCCACAGCAGGAACGTCTGGTGTTCAAACTCCATTTCCTGAACGGCCTTTCAGACGACAAAATAGCCAGACGTCTTGGGAAAAAGAAAAGTGCAATACAAACCTGTAAATCCAGAGCGCGCAAGCGGCTGAAGAAAAGTTTCGGACCGGATAATGAGGATACATGATCGTTTCCGATGTCCGATGTAAGAATATGTCTGCGTCTCCTGTATTGATATACCAGAAACGAATTTTGAGAAACGCTATTGTGTATTTGACGAAACCTCATGAGGCGGATATTTGGGATCAATGCGGGAGAGATCTGTATGAATGGCCTTGAGATGGTGGGCAGATTCGGTCATATGATTATAACCTTGCCGGAACCCATGCTGATGTTGTTTCTGGGGGGAGGGTTGCTGACTCTGGCGGCCATGGGGCGAAGATATCAGGCAGTTTGCGCGGATAAAGCCTTTTTAGCCCGCGCTTTCCGGCAAGGTGAATTTTAGATAAACGGCAGGAAAAGTGCCGATATAAGGAGATATAATTATGAATCATATTCCTTTGGAACTTCTGGGTCAGTATATCGGCGGAACGCTTTCCGGGAAGCAGAGAGAAGAAGTGGAAGCACATTTGTCCGTCTGTGAAAGATGCCGGGAGGAGTTTGTCATGGCGGCTGATCTTATCGACGATGAAAGCCTGTACGAGCCGTCGGATATTCCGGGAGTCTGTTTGCCGGTGATTATTCGCAAAGCCCGGTTTACGGTACAGACCCGAAAAGCGCGCTCGGCTGATCTTATCGACGATGAAAGCCTGCACGAGCCGTCGGATATGCCGGAGGGCTGTCTGCCGGGAATTATCCGTAAGGCCCGGTTTACGGTACTGACCCGAAAGGTGCGCTCGGCTGTCAGTGGGATTGCGAAACGGTTCCGGGGGGCAGTCTGTGAATGGCAGCAGGGGATGGCCCCGCCCGCATGGACGCTTCAGTCGGTCCGTTCCGAAAGCCTTTCGCCGGAATCTGCGGCGGAGCAGACATATTTTCTCCGCAAACGTATGCGGAACATTGATATAGAACTGTATGCGGAACAATCGGATGAGAACCATATGCGCCTCTGCGTCAAAGCCTTTAAGCGGGAAAAGCCCCTTTGCAATGTTGAGGTGGGGTTGCAGCGGGAGGGCGGCGGAAAGAGTATGAAAATACTGCGGCATGAAACGGCGTTTTTTGAAAAAAAACGGCTGCCCTTCGGGATATATCATCTGAGCCTGAGATATGAGGAAAAGCCGCTTGGCACGTACACATTTCAAATAGATCCGACCGGAATTTATGAAGAAAAAGACCCTTTATCTTGAAGCGGACCGGGATGATGACCGGCTGAAAATCGGCCTGTACACAACCGAAGCCGTGATCTGGCGATACGAAACCCTGACCCTTCCCATCCGGGAGATCGAAGAGCGGTGTCGCCGTGTTGTGGAAGAATTCAACGCCGCCAGCCGGAAAAACGGGCACCGTGTTTCCTCCTTCCGGAAATTGGAATCAGAGGGGGGGAAACTGGCCAAAGAGCTGCTACCCAAAGGATTGCGGGAAAAACTGGCGGCATCGAATGCCGATTACCTCATCCTGAAAATTGACGACCGGCTGGTCCATATGCCCTGGGAGCTGATTTATCTGGATGACCGGTTTCTCTGTCAGCAGTTTTGCATGGGGCGGATCGTCAAAACCCGCCAGCGGATTTCCGAAGCGGATCGTCGCAGCCTGGGCCGTCCCCTTGGCATGTGGATTGTGGCCGATCCCAGAGGCGATCTGGCCAGTGCCGGGGATGAGGGCGAAGCGCTTTATTGTCAGATGGAGGCGCTCAATAAAGAGGCGGGCGCGACCGTTGTGAATCCTGTGCAGGATGCGGACCTTGGTGTCGAAGATATTGCCGAGCAGATCAGGGAATACGATCTGGTTCATTTTGCGGGCCATGTGGAATATGACAGAGAGCATCCGGCGCAAAGCGGCTGGAAGCTGGCGGACGGCAATTTTACCGCGAATCATATTGACAAACTGGCTGACGGGCCGGGAGCCAGCGCGCTCATGCCCGCCCTGATTTTTGCCAATGCCTGTCAGTCCGCCCGGACGGAGGAATGGGATTACACAGAGGCCGGAGACAGCTCTTTCGGCCTGTCCAACGCCTTTTTGCGGGCCGGTGTGCGGCATTATATCGGCACGTTTTGGGAGATCAGGGATGCATCTGGCAGCGATTTTGCCAAAGCGTTTTACGACCGTCTCAGATCCGGCAAAACCGTGGGAGAGGCGGTTCGGGAAAGCCGGTGTCATCTGACCAGAAAATCGCAGGACATCGCCTGGATGAGCTATGTGCTTTACGGCGATCCGTCGGTCAGTTATTTTTCATCCAAAAATATCGTATCCTCCTCTTCCGCTTCCTCGGAACAGCTCTCGCCAGTAACGCGGGGCACGGACGGTCCGCTGCCCAGGTTTCCCAATCTGCGGCTCAATGAGGACCGGCTTCGGTATCTGGCCCATTTTTTTGCGGTAGTCCTGATGATCGGGGTGGCTGTCACGGGGGCCGGGATATCCTGGGGTTATTATGATTCGGAGCGCGAAAAGGCCCGAATCGAAAAGTCCATAGCCGAAGTTCACCAGAAACAGATCAAATATCAGATCGTGAGGCAGGAAAGGGAGGCTCTTCGGGCACAGGCTGAGGAAACCCGGCAGCGGGTTGAAAAATTGTGGGAAAAGCTGAAAGTGTTATGCCCCGAATTGCGGGAAACGTCATCCCCGACCATTGCGGTGGTACTCGGCTCCTATGGCCTGCCCGAAGCGGACCGGCGACTGCTGCTTTTCGCTGTTCAGGAACAGCTTTTGTATCAGCAGAAGCGGTTTAATCTGGTGGAGCGGGATTCTTTTGACAAAGTGCTGGAGAGCCTGGTCCGAAATCTGGAGACGACATCGCCTGAAAAGCGGGTATGCCGCCTTGAGATGCCGACGCATCTGGTCATTATCGAAAAATTCAGGGGAAACCGCCGTCCGAGTTTCCCCGTACTGATGCGTCTGGTGAAAACCGGCTCCGGCAGAGTTCTCGTTTCGCAGTTTGAGGATCTCAGCGCCGAAGAGCCGGTAACTCGTCAGAAAGAGAAAATAACCCGTAATTTTCTGAAGAAACTGGAGACAGCAGGGCAGGGGGAGTGAAACGTGCCATTTCTTTTATTTTCGGATCGTTCCCAGGCTCCGACTCAATGAATTAAGTTCGGAATTCCGTTCGCTGCCTCGCCGGGGAATGAATTCCCCGGCTGAATCCCTGAAACC
This window encodes:
- a CDS encoding DegT/DnrJ/EryC1/StrS family aminotransferase; protein product: MPGFEWFGSEERKEVQDVLDTGVLFRYGFDAARKGHWKAKTFETTLAARLGAGHCHLCSSGTAALNIALAACGVGAGDEVILPPFTFVATMEAVITAGAVPVFAEIDETLCLDPASVEAAITERTRAVIPVHMCGAMSRIDEIRAMCDRKGLVLIEDACQAVGGTFRGKALGTFGHMGCFSFDSVKTITCGEGGAVITDDPDLYRRADAYADHGHDHMGDDRGLEAHLFLGGNFRISELNAAVGLAQLRKLDDILVRQRTYKDAIKKAMADSLDVDFREVPDEAGDSATFLSFFLPDEARARQVARELADIGVDGCFYWYDNNWHYIRQWEHLKSLKGAARLPLQLLKDCPDYSRISLPRSDDIMGRTISMLIKLSWTEAELNRRIEKILSVLK
- a CDS encoding RNA polymerase sigma factor, which encodes MNSEEKHKVLRKCVQKNDCDAFFSEYGKLIANVVRKVLQRKTGQADPETIEDICHDVFVAFLEKDRKRLRDYDSDKGSLRNWIILITNRMTLNRIWKKEPLGVANRNCLHFLDEFPENYQLKAGSQAENQTRIREILDAVNTFPQQERLVFKLHFLNGLSDDKIARRLGKKKSAIQTCKSRARKRLKKSFGPDNEDT
- a CDS encoding zf-HC2 domain-containing protein → MNHIPLELLGQYIGGTLSGKQREEVEAHLSVCERCREEFVMAADLIDDESLYEPSDIPGVCLPVIIRKARFTVQTRKARSADLIDDESLHEPSDMPEGCLPGIIRKARFTVLTRKVRSAVSGIAKRFRGAVCEWQQGMAPPAWTLQSVRSESLSPESAAEQTYFLRKRMRNIDIELYAEQSDENHMRLCVKAFKREKPLCNVEVGLQREGGGKSMKILRHETAFFEKKRLPFGIYHLSLRYEEKPLGTYTFQIDPTGIYEEKDPLS
- a CDS encoding CHAT domain-containing protein produces the protein MKKKTLYLEADRDDDRLKIGLYTTEAVIWRYETLTLPIREIEERCRRVVEEFNAASRKNGHRVSSFRKLESEGGKLAKELLPKGLREKLAASNADYLILKIDDRLVHMPWELIYLDDRFLCQQFCMGRIVKTRQRISEADRRSLGRPLGMWIVADPRGDLASAGDEGEALYCQMEALNKEAGATVVNPVQDADLGVEDIAEQIREYDLVHFAGHVEYDREHPAQSGWKLADGNFTANHIDKLADGPGASALMPALIFANACQSARTEEWDYTEAGDSSFGLSNAFLRAGVRHYIGTFWEIRDASGSDFAKAFYDRLRSGKTVGEAVRESRCHLTRKSQDIAWMSYVLYGDPSVSYFSSKNIVSSSSASSEQLSPVTRGTDGPLPRFPNLRLNEDRLRYLAHFFAVVLMIGVAVTGAGISWGYYDSEREKARIEKSIAEVHQKQIKYQIVRQEREALRAQAEETRQRVEKLWEKLKVLCPELRETSSPTIAVVLGSYGLPEADRRLLLFAVQEQLLYQQKRFNLVERDSFDKVLESLVRNLETTSPEKRVCRLEMPTHLVIIEKFRGNRRPSFPVLMRLVKTGSGRVLVSQFEDLSAEEPVTRQKEKITRNFLKKLETAGQGE